One window of Prionailurus bengalensis isolate Pbe53 chromosome B1, Fcat_Pben_1.1_paternal_pri, whole genome shotgun sequence genomic DNA carries:
- the SFTPC gene encoding pulmonary surfactant-associated protein C isoform X2, whose amino-acid sequence MRGEGVCSKMDVGSKEVLIESPPDYSAAPRGRFSIPCCPVNLKRLLIIVVVVVLVVVVIVGALLMGLHMSQKHTEMVLEMSIGGPEAQQRLALSERVGTTATFSIGSTGIVVYDYQRLLIAYKPAPGTCCYIMKMAPENIPSLEALTRKFRNFQVKPAVSTSKLGQEEVRDAGSASSVDLDFLGTTVSTLCGEVPLYYI is encoded by the exons ATGAGAGGGGAAGGCGTCTGCAGCAAGATGGATGTGGGCAGCAAGGAGGTTTTGATTGAGAGCCCGCCG GACTACTCAGCAGCCCCCCGGGGCCGGTTCAGCATCCCCTGCTGCCCTGTGAACCTCAAACGCCTCCTCATCATCGTCGTGGTGGTAGTCCTTGTGGTCGTGGTGATTGTAGGGGCCCTGCTAATGGGTCTTCACATGAGCCAGAAACACACCGAGATG GTCCTAGAGATGAGCATTGGGGGACCAGAAGCCCAGCAGCGCCTGGCCCTGAGTGAGCGTGTGGGTACCACTGCCACCTTCTCCATCGGCTCCACTGGCATTGTAGTGTATGACTACCAGCGG CTCCTGATTGCCTATAAGCCAGCCCCAGGAACCTGTTGCTACATCATGAAGATGGCTCCAGAGAACATCCCAAGTCTTGAGGCTCTCACCAGAAAGTTCCGCAACTTCCAG GTCAAGCCTGCAGTGTCTACCTCTAAGCTGGGCCAGGAGGAGGTCCGTGATGCTGGCTCAGCATCCTCTGTGGACCTGGACTTCCTGGGCACCACTGTGAGCACCCTGTGTGGCGAGGTGCCCCTCTACTACATCTAG
- the SFTPC gene encoding pulmonary surfactant-associated protein C isoform X1: MRGEGVCSKMDVGSKEVLIESPPDYSAAPRGRFSIPCCPVNLKRLLIIVVVVVLVVVVIVGALLMGLHMSQKHTEMVLEMSIGGPEAQQRLALSERVGTTATFSIGSTGIVVYDYQRLLIAYKPAPGTCCYIMKMAPENIPSLEALTRKFRNFQPRPDAKLLASAEPHHLGASDSSTAPSLLVKPAVSTSKLGQEEVRDAGSASSVDLDFLGTTVSTLCGEVPLYYI, encoded by the exons ATGAGAGGGGAAGGCGTCTGCAGCAAGATGGATGTGGGCAGCAAGGAGGTTTTGATTGAGAGCCCGCCG GACTACTCAGCAGCCCCCCGGGGCCGGTTCAGCATCCCCTGCTGCCCTGTGAACCTCAAACGCCTCCTCATCATCGTCGTGGTGGTAGTCCTTGTGGTCGTGGTGATTGTAGGGGCCCTGCTAATGGGTCTTCACATGAGCCAGAAACACACCGAGATG GTCCTAGAGATGAGCATTGGGGGACCAGAAGCCCAGCAGCGCCTGGCCCTGAGTGAGCGTGTGGGTACCACTGCCACCTTCTCCATCGGCTCCACTGGCATTGTAGTGTATGACTACCAGCGG CTCCTGATTGCCTATAAGCCAGCCCCAGGAACCTGTTGCTACATCATGAAGATGGCTCCAGAGAACATCCCAAGTCTTGAGGCTCTCACCAGAAAGTTCCGCAACTTCCAG CCCCGCCCTGATGCCAAGCTGCTGGCCTCAGCTGAGCCTCACCACTTGGGGGCTTCTGACTCCAGCACAGCCCCCTCTTTACtg GTCAAGCCTGCAGTGTCTACCTCTAAGCTGGGCCAGGAGGAGGTCCGTGATGCTGGCTCAGCATCCTCTGTGGACCTGGACTTCCTGGGCACCACTGTGAGCACCCTGTGTGGCGAGGTGCCCCTCTACTACATCTAG
- the SFTPC gene encoding pulmonary surfactant-associated protein C isoform X3 gives MRGEGVCSKMDVGSKEVLIESPPVLEMSIGGPEAQQRLALSERVGTTATFSIGSTGIVVYDYQRLLIAYKPAPGTCCYIMKMAPENIPSLEALTRKFRNFQPRPDAKLLASAEPHHLGASDSSTAPSLLVKPAVSTSKLGQEEVRDAGSASSVDLDFLGTTVSTLCGEVPLYYI, from the exons ATGAGAGGGGAAGGCGTCTGCAGCAAGATGGATGTGGGCAGCAAGGAGGTTTTGATTGAGAGCCCGCCG GTCCTAGAGATGAGCATTGGGGGACCAGAAGCCCAGCAGCGCCTGGCCCTGAGTGAGCGTGTGGGTACCACTGCCACCTTCTCCATCGGCTCCACTGGCATTGTAGTGTATGACTACCAGCGG CTCCTGATTGCCTATAAGCCAGCCCCAGGAACCTGTTGCTACATCATGAAGATGGCTCCAGAGAACATCCCAAGTCTTGAGGCTCTCACCAGAAAGTTCCGCAACTTCCAG CCCCGCCCTGATGCCAAGCTGCTGGCCTCAGCTGAGCCTCACCACTTGGGGGCTTCTGACTCCAGCACAGCCCCCTCTTTACtg GTCAAGCCTGCAGTGTCTACCTCTAAGCTGGGCCAGGAGGAGGTCCGTGATGCTGGCTCAGCATCCTCTGTGGACCTGGACTTCCTGGGCACCACTGTGAGCACCCTGTGTGGCGAGGTGCCCCTCTACTACATCTAG